Proteins from one Bradyrhizobium sp. CB82 genomic window:
- a CDS encoding ABC transporter ATP-binding protein, protein MAAVVVKDLRKVFGDVAALDGVSLSVRDGEFLVLLGPSGCGKTTFLRIIAGLERQTSGDVLINDEIVNDITPRARGVAMVFQSYGLYPHLTVANNIAFPLRTQGTPRPEIGRKVDWAAGLLGIDHLLHRRPRQLSGGERQRVALARALVRNPTVFLLDEPLSNLDAKLRASARSELKQFQQKVATTTIYVTHDQVEAMGMGDRIAVVDHGRLRQVGTPSEIYDHPADDFVASFLGTPPMNLIEHGVGLLGFRPEHFLPREMLDGAALSELPFRVDRMEYLGSERILYGALDGLQAKREVTAKLPAHVPLSGIRAGEWHKFAVREAELRYFDRDGRRIVGPKEQAR, encoded by the coding sequence ATGGCCGCGGTTGTTGTCAAAGACCTCAGAAAGGTTTTCGGTGACGTCGCTGCCCTCGATGGTGTCAGTCTATCGGTCCGCGACGGCGAGTTTCTGGTGCTGCTCGGTCCCTCGGGCTGCGGCAAGACGACCTTCCTGAGGATCATCGCCGGTCTCGAGCGGCAAACGTCCGGCGACGTCCTGATCAACGACGAAATCGTCAATGACATCACGCCACGTGCGCGTGGCGTGGCCATGGTGTTTCAGAGCTATGGCCTCTATCCGCACCTGACTGTCGCCAACAACATTGCATTTCCGCTGAGGACGCAGGGCACGCCACGGCCCGAGATCGGGCGCAAGGTCGATTGGGCCGCCGGCCTGCTCGGGATCGACCACCTGCTTCACCGGCGTCCCCGCCAGCTTTCGGGAGGCGAGCGCCAGCGTGTGGCGCTGGCCCGCGCGCTCGTACGCAATCCGACGGTGTTCCTGCTGGATGAGCCGCTGTCCAATCTGGACGCGAAGCTGCGGGCAAGCGCACGCAGTGAGCTGAAGCAGTTCCAGCAGAAGGTGGCAACGACCACCATTTACGTCACGCACGACCAGGTCGAGGCCATGGGCATGGGCGATCGCATCGCGGTTGTCGACCATGGCAGGCTCCGGCAAGTTGGAACTCCAAGCGAGATTTACGACCACCCCGCCGACGATTTTGTAGCGAGTTTCCTCGGAACCCCGCCCATGAACCTGATCGAGCATGGCGTTGGACTTTTGGGTTTTCGGCCGGAGCATTTCCTGCCGCGGGAGATGCTCGACGGAGCCGCGCTCTCCGAGCTGCCCTTCCGCGTCGATCGCATGGAATATCTCGGATCGGAGCGTATCTTGTACGGCGCGTTGGATGGCTTGCAGGCGAAGCGCGAAGTCACGGCGAAGCTGCCGGCCCACGTTCCGCTGTCTGGCATCCGCGCCGGTGAATGGCACAAATTTGCGGTTCGCGAAGCGGAGCTGCGCTATTTCGACCGGGACGGTCGGCGTATCGTCGGCCCCAAGGAGCAAGCTCGATGA
- the groES gene encoding co-chaperone GroES: protein MKFRPLHDRVVVKRIEAEQQTAGGIIIPDTAKEKPSQGEVIAVGPGGRDESGKLIPIDVQVGDRVLFGKWSGTEVKIDGQELLIMKESDIMGVLTDVAGSKKAA from the coding sequence ATGAAATTCCGTCCGCTTCACGACCGCGTCGTGGTCAAGCGCATCGAGGCCGAACAGCAGACCGCAGGCGGCATCATCATTCCCGATACGGCCAAGGAAAAGCCCTCCCAGGGCGAAGTCATCGCCGTTGGCCCCGGCGGCCGCGACGAGAGCGGCAAGCTGATCCCGATCGACGTCCAGGTCGGCGACCGCGTGCTGTTCGGCAAGTGGTCGGGCACCGAGGTCAAGATCGACGGCCAGGAGTTGTTGATCATGAAGGAGAGCGACATCATGGGCGTTCTCACCGATGTCGCCGGCTCCAAGAAGGCGGCCTAA
- a CDS encoding extracellular solute-binding protein, whose protein sequence is MSTALAQTKTLKILQWSHFVPQYDKWFDGFATEWGKKNGVTVTVDHIPHLELPARAAAEISAGAGHDIFAFNGSGGPHLYEKHVADLGSLVSEVEKKHGKVHQIGRQIGYNEDTNVWSALPAYYISFPGLYRKDLWDEIGMKPDSWEDLRVGGAKLKAKGTPIGISLGHSVDPNLSYRSMLWSYGASECDQTGKRVTINSKETLEVVKLVRAIYKDTMEPEVLSWDDASNNRYLASGRGSWIHNPISAYRSIQKATPELADKIYVWKTPAGPVSRLACGSPNSYVVWRFARNKDTAIEFLRYWTDNWVAAFEASTGYNHPLFENLVPKPMPILSNDPTSHPADKLQVLETADEWHATYGYPGPAGPASDEVADNFVVVDMMAKAANDKATPEEAVAWAQKEIELIYKKWSAA, encoded by the coding sequence GTGTCTACCGCTCTTGCACAGACCAAGACGCTAAAGATCCTGCAGTGGAGCCATTTTGTCCCGCAGTACGACAAATGGTTCGATGGTTTTGCAACGGAGTGGGGCAAGAAGAACGGCGTCACCGTAACCGTTGATCACATCCCGCATCTGGAGCTACCGGCCCGCGCCGCGGCCGAGATTTCTGCGGGAGCGGGACATGACATTTTTGCCTTCAATGGATCGGGCGGCCCGCACCTGTACGAAAAACATGTCGCTGATCTCGGCAGTCTCGTCAGCGAGGTGGAGAAGAAGCACGGCAAGGTCCACCAGATCGGTCGCCAGATCGGATACAACGAGGATACGAATGTCTGGAGCGCCCTTCCGGCCTACTACATCTCGTTCCCCGGCCTCTACCGGAAGGACCTGTGGGACGAGATCGGGATGAAACCAGATAGCTGGGAAGATCTCCGTGTCGGTGGCGCCAAGCTGAAAGCGAAGGGCACCCCGATTGGGATCTCGCTTGGGCACTCCGTCGACCCGAACCTCTCGTACCGCAGCATGCTGTGGAGCTATGGCGCGTCTGAATGCGACCAGACGGGCAAACGCGTCACCATCAACTCCAAGGAGACGCTCGAGGTCGTGAAGCTCGTTCGCGCCATTTATAAAGATACCATGGAACCGGAGGTCCTGTCCTGGGACGATGCCAGCAACAACCGGTATCTGGCTTCCGGTCGAGGATCGTGGATTCACAACCCGATCTCTGCATACCGGTCGATACAGAAGGCCACCCCTGAATTGGCCGACAAGATCTACGTCTGGAAGACGCCGGCCGGCCCTGTGAGTAGGCTCGCGTGTGGATCGCCCAACTCCTACGTCGTCTGGCGTTTCGCGCGCAACAAGGACACGGCAATCGAGTTCCTGCGCTACTGGACAGACAATTGGGTCGCAGCCTTCGAGGCGAGCACGGGCTACAATCATCCGCTGTTCGAGAACCTCGTGCCCAAGCCCATGCCGATCTTGTCGAACGACCCTACCTCGCACCCGGCCGACAAGCTGCAGGTGCTGGAGACCGCCGACGAGTGGCACGCCACTTATGGCTATCCGGGACCGGCCGGACCTGCCTCGGACGAGGTCGCGGACAATTTCGTCGTCGTCGACATGATGGCCAAGGCCGCGAACGACAAAGCGACGCCGGAGGAAGCGGTCGCCTGGGCGCAGAAAGAGATCGAGCTGATCTACAAGAAGTGGTCGGCGGCATGA
- a CDS encoding NAD-dependent epimerase/dehydratase family protein, giving the protein MNIFLTGASGFIGGTVALRLKASGHRIRGLVRSPEKAARLQALGIEPVLGDLLDTALLAQEAKAADAVVNAASSDDRSAVDAFLDALAGSGKPFLHTSGTSVVADDARGDLASDRIYDEDTPIEPVPAKAARVAIDRLIIDAAGGGLRSVVLCNSLIYGTGRGLYADSVQIPALVAQARQTGIVHHIGRGRNIWSNVHVEDMAELYALALDRAPAGAFYYVENGEASFAEAAAAIARRLGLGAPQPWPIDDAIAAVGFGHAVYSLGSNSRVRGRRARAELDWSPKHASLTGWIENEMPVR; this is encoded by the coding sequence ATGAACATCTTCCTGACCGGCGCCAGCGGCTTTATCGGCGGCACCGTCGCCCTCCGGTTGAAGGCATCGGGTCATCGGATCCGCGGCTTGGTGCGGTCGCCAGAGAAGGCGGCGCGGCTGCAGGCGCTCGGCATCGAGCCGGTGCTGGGCGATCTCTTGGACACTGCGCTGCTGGCGCAGGAGGCGAAGGCGGCGGACGCGGTGGTCAATGCCGCCAGCTCCGACGATCGATCCGCGGTCGACGCCTTCCTTGACGCCCTAGCCGGCAGCGGCAAGCCGTTCCTGCACACGAGCGGCACCAGCGTGGTGGCCGACGATGCCCGCGGCGACCTGGCCTCGGACCGGATCTATGACGAGGACACGCCGATTGAGCCGGTGCCGGCCAAGGCAGCGCGCGTCGCCATCGACCGGCTGATCATCGACGCCGCCGGCGGCGGTTTACGGTCCGTCGTGCTGTGCAACAGCCTGATCTACGGCACCGGTCGCGGGCTGTACGCCGACAGCGTGCAGATCCCGGCCCTGGTCGCACAAGCGCGGCAGACCGGCATCGTCCACCATATCGGGCGCGGCCGGAACATCTGGTCGAACGTGCATGTCGAGGACATGGCCGAGCTCTACGCCCTGGCGCTGGACCGCGCCCCGGCCGGCGCCTTCTACTATGTCGAGAACGGCGAGGCCTCCTTCGCCGAGGCCGCAGCGGCGATCGCCCGGCGCCTCGGTCTCGGAGCGCCGCAGCCCTGGCCGATCGACGACGCCATCGCCGCGGTGGGCTTCGGCCACGCCGTCTATTCGCTGGGCTCGAACAGCCGGGTGCGCGGCAGGCGCGCGCGGGCGGAGTTGGATTGGTCGCCCAAGCACGCTTCGTTGACCGGCTGGATCGAGAACGAGATGCCGGTGCGCTGA
- a CDS encoding carbohydrate ABC transporter permease, giving the protein MPRLAGKVVGQSSFYGAVVTLVVFAAFPFYWMLITTFKTDGDLYNLKSIPYWFNARPTLEHLKYLFEDTLFVQWLSNSALIGVCVVAITLLVALPAGYGLARMPGRTGENLSIGIFLTYLVPPTLLFLPLARVVTLLGLQDSMWALVVVYPTFTIPFCTWLLMGFFKSLPREIEEAAIVDGCTVVGAFVKTVLPLSMPAILTVVIFAFTLTVQEFVYALTFISSSSEKPVTLGVATDLIRGDIFYWGELMGAALISSVPIAIAYNLFLDRFISGITGGAVK; this is encoded by the coding sequence ATGCCGCGCCTTGCCGGAAAAGTAGTTGGCCAGAGTTCGTTTTATGGCGCGGTGGTTACCCTGGTTGTATTCGCCGCGTTTCCCTTCTACTGGATGCTGATCACGACCTTCAAGACGGACGGCGACCTCTACAATCTCAAGTCCATCCCTTATTGGTTCAACGCGCGGCCTACGCTCGAGCATCTCAAGTATTTGTTTGAAGACACGCTGTTCGTGCAGTGGCTGTCCAATTCCGCCCTTATCGGGGTTTGTGTCGTGGCTATCACTCTTCTCGTGGCCCTGCCGGCCGGCTATGGGTTAGCGCGCATGCCGGGCCGTACCGGCGAAAATCTGAGCATCGGCATCTTCCTGACCTATCTGGTGCCGCCGACGCTTCTGTTCCTGCCTCTCGCGCGAGTGGTGACGCTGCTCGGACTGCAGGACAGCATGTGGGCTCTTGTCGTTGTCTATCCCACTTTCACCATTCCGTTCTGCACCTGGCTGCTTATGGGCTTCTTCAAGTCGCTGCCGCGGGAGATCGAGGAGGCCGCAATCGTCGACGGCTGCACTGTTGTGGGGGCCTTCGTGAAAACGGTCCTTCCTCTTTCGATGCCTGCCATTCTGACCGTGGTGATCTTTGCGTTCACGCTAACTGTGCAGGAGTTCGTGTACGCGCTGACCTTCATCTCCTCTTCCAGCGAGAAGCCCGTTACTTTGGGAGTCGCGACAGATTTGATCCGCGGAGACATTTTTTATTGGGGCGAATTGATGGGGGCGGCGCTTATTTCCAGCGTCCCGATAGCGATCGCCTATAATCTTTTTTTGGACCGCTTCATCAGCGGCATCACGGGGGGCGCGGTCAAATAA
- a CDS encoding NAD(P)H-dependent oxidoreductase, whose product MAQGVSEGAKSVAGTTVDLKRVNDVATEDLLSADAVIVGSPVCFGNVSGEVKAFLDNWFLKFGVFRDAKMRNKVAGAFVTGAAVSNGKETAMQAIHAALLMNQMVIVSAGGAFGAYGASATTGPDSPGIDDKKLESARALGKRVASTGAATGSPSVIGQISRNQNLDQHASETVVDQSGRPAR is encoded by the coding sequence GTGGCCCAAGGTGTTTCAGAGGGTGCCAAGTCGGTTGCGGGGACGACCGTCGACCTGAAACGAGTGAACGATGTGGCAACAGAGGACTTGCTGTCGGCGGACGCCGTAATCGTTGGCTCGCCGGTCTGCTTTGGAAACGTGTCAGGCGAGGTCAAGGCGTTTCTTGACAATTGGTTCCTGAAGTTCGGTGTATTCCGAGATGCCAAGATGCGCAACAAGGTGGCTGGTGCATTCGTAACGGGTGCAGCCGTCTCTAACGGCAAAGAAACGGCCATGCAGGCCATCCATGCTGCGCTGCTTATGAATCAAATGGTGATAGTTAGCGCCGGAGGCGCATTCGGCGCATACGGCGCGAGCGCAACAACCGGACCTGATTCTCCTGGAATCGATGACAAGAAACTAGAGAGCGCCCGAGCTCTCGGCAAACGAGTCGCAAGCACCGGTGCAGCCACAGGCTCGCCGTCGGTCATAGGGCAAATTAGTAGAAACCAGAACCTAGACCAGCATGCTAGTGAGACGGTGGTGGACCAATCCGGCCGGCCCGCACGATAG
- a CDS encoding amidinotransferase has product MDMVTRTVGPDAAPAGLVSPVNSHNEWDPVEEVIVGRLEGAVIPSDHPVVTCNIPGMAAWAQSLFAGFRYPKVMIEPARRELEGFVALLQSLGIVVRRPEAIDHRKRFRTPEWSSHGFCNSCPRDSMLVIGNEIIETPMVWPCRYFETHSYRPILKDYFRRGARWTAAPRPQLTDELFDPEFRVPEKGEPVSYILTEFEPVFDAADFFRCGRDLFVTRSNVTNASGIEWLRRHLGDGYRIHEIESRCPNPMHIDTTILPLGPGKILINPEYIDVDRLPAILKKWDILVAPEPDPITDPMLKITSLCGKWLNMNVLTVDENRVIVDPHHKATMHAMEKWGFEPIPCEFLHYAAFGGAFHCATLDIRRRGTLESYF; this is encoded by the coding sequence ATGGACATGGTCACGCGCACTGTCGGCCCGGACGCCGCCCCGGCGGGGTTAGTTTCTCCAGTGAACTCACACAACGAGTGGGATCCGGTGGAGGAAGTGATCGTCGGAAGGCTCGAGGGTGCGGTCATCCCGTCCGATCATCCGGTTGTCACCTGTAACATCCCGGGCATGGCTGCGTGGGCCCAGTCGCTGTTCGCCGGCTTCCGCTATCCAAAGGTCATGATCGAACCAGCGCGGCGCGAGCTTGAAGGCTTTGTTGCGCTGTTACAGTCGCTGGGCATTGTGGTGAGGAGGCCGGAAGCCATCGATCACCGGAAACGCTTCCGCACGCCGGAATGGTCCTCACACGGCTTCTGCAATTCCTGCCCGCGCGACAGCATGCTTGTGATCGGTAATGAGATCATCGAAACGCCGATGGTTTGGCCGTGTCGTTACTTCGAGACGCACTCATATCGCCCGATACTTAAGGACTATTTCCGACGCGGCGCGCGCTGGACCGCTGCGCCCAGGCCGCAACTGACGGACGAGTTGTTCGATCCGGAGTTTCGCGTCCCCGAAAAAGGCGAGCCAGTCTCGTACATTCTGACCGAATTTGAACCGGTCTTCGACGCCGCCGATTTCTTTCGCTGCGGGCGCGACCTGTTCGTCACCCGCAGCAACGTCACCAATGCATCTGGTATTGAATGGCTGCGTCGCCACCTTGGCGATGGTTATCGCATTCATGAGATCGAGAGCCGCTGTCCCAATCCGATGCACATCGATACCACCATATTGCCGCTCGGACCCGGCAAGATTCTGATCAACCCCGAATACATAGACGTCGACCGCCTTCCGGCCATCCTGAAAAAATGGGACATCCTCGTGGCCCCGGAGCCGGACCCGATAACCGATCCTATGCTCAAGATCACCTCGCTGTGCGGGAAATGGCTCAACATGAACGTGCTGACAGTGGACGAGAATCGCGTCATCGTTGATCCGCATCATAAGGCGACAATGCATGCGATGGAGAAATGGGGATTCGAACCGATTCCCTGCGAATTCTTGCATTACGCCGCATTTGGCGGCGCCTTCCACTGCGCCACGCTCGACATCCGGCGGCGCGGCACGTTGGAGAGCTATTTTTGA
- a CDS encoding aldo/keto reductase, whose product MQLRAFGRTGMQLSVLGFGCGAVGGLMVRGDPAEQERTIARAIAAGVNYFDTAVLYGNGESEKNLGRVLQKLKPANVAVGTKVRLPPSEFGRIPDAVTMSLEGSLRRLGLDQVDIFHLHNPITETGGGSALSVRQVLGEVVPAFERLRQQGKTCFLGITAVGETEALHQVVDARAFDSAQIVYNMLNPSAAEELPTNYPAQDYGRLFDHTKAAGVGVVGIRVLAGGALSGSAERHPIASPAPEPIGSAMTYDADVDRARRLVPLVKEGFATSLTEAATRFALSHPAMGTILVGIATPQQFEEALAAVQNGPLPRAAFDRLSALWQEFSGEAR is encoded by the coding sequence ATGCAATTGCGGGCCTTTGGCCGTACGGGAATGCAGCTCTCGGTGCTGGGCTTCGGCTGCGGCGCGGTGGGTGGACTTATGGTACGCGGCGATCCTGCCGAGCAGGAGCGTACCATCGCGCGGGCGATCGCCGCTGGCGTGAACTACTTCGACACCGCGGTGCTGTACGGCAATGGAGAATCAGAAAAGAACCTTGGCCGCGTCTTGCAAAAGCTGAAACCAGCTAACGTGGCCGTCGGCACCAAGGTCCGGTTGCCGCCCAGCGAATTCGGTCGCATTCCCGACGCCGTAACGATGTCGCTCGAAGGCAGTCTAAGGCGACTAGGTCTCGACCAGGTCGACATCTTTCACCTGCACAATCCGATTACCGAGACAGGAGGTGGATCGGCGCTGAGCGTCCGACAGGTGCTCGGCGAAGTGGTACCAGCGTTCGAGCGCCTGCGTCAGCAAGGGAAGACTTGTTTCCTCGGAATTACGGCAGTGGGCGAGACGGAGGCACTGCATCAAGTGGTCGATGCGCGCGCCTTCGATAGCGCTCAGATTGTCTACAACATGCTCAATCCATCTGCCGCCGAGGAATTGCCGACGAACTATCCGGCCCAAGATTATGGACGATTATTCGATCACACCAAGGCGGCCGGCGTTGGAGTAGTGGGCATCCGCGTGCTGGCAGGTGGCGCACTGTCGGGCTCAGCCGAGCGTCACCCGATTGCGAGTCCGGCACCCGAGCCGATTGGTTCGGCTATGACTTATGACGCCGATGTCGATCGCGCACGGCGTCTCGTCCCGCTGGTCAAGGAAGGGTTTGCCACCAGCCTGACCGAAGCCGCCACGCGGTTTGCGCTGTCGCACCCGGCGATGGGTACTATCTTGGTCGGTATAGCGACACCGCAGCAGTTCGAGGAAGCGCTCGCCGCGGTTCAAAACGGCCCACTGCCGCGAGCCGCATTCGACCGGCTGTCAGCACTGTGGCAGGAATTCTCTGGCGAAGCACGATGA
- the groL gene encoding chaperonin GroEL (60 kDa chaperone family; promotes refolding of misfolded polypeptides especially under stressful conditions; forms two stacked rings of heptamers to form a barrel-shaped 14mer; ends can be capped by GroES; misfolded proteins enter the barrel where they are refolded when GroES binds), whose protein sequence is MSAKEVKLGVDARDRMLRGVEILANAVKVTLGPKGRNVVLDKSFGAPRITKDGVAVAKEIELEDKFENMGAQMVREVASKAADAAGDGTTTATVLAAAIVREGAKSVAAGMNPMDLKRGIDLAVDAVVADLEKNSKKVTSNDEIAQVGTISANGDAEVGKFLSDAMKKVGNEGVITVEEAKSLETELDVVEGMQFDRGYISPYFVTNADKMRAEMEDAYILINEKKLSSLNELLPLLEAVVQSGKPLVIVAEDVEGEALATLVVNRLRGGLKVAAVKAPGFGDRRKAMLQDIAILTGGQAISEDLGIKLENVTLNMLGRAKKVMIDKENTTIVNGAGKKADIEARVAQIKAQIEETTSDYDREKLQERLAKLAGGVAVIRVGGATEVEVKERKDRVDDAMHATRAAVEEGIVPGGGVALLRASVHLKGIRTKNDDQKTGVEIVRKALSAPARQIAINAGEDGSVIVGKILEKDQYSFGFDSQTGEYGNLVTKGIIDPTKVVRVAIQNAASVAALLITTEAMVAELPKKAAAGSAMPPGGGMGGMDF, encoded by the coding sequence ATGTCAGCTAAAGAAGTAAAATTAGGCGTCGATGCCCGCGACCGCATGCTGCGCGGTGTCGAGATCCTCGCCAACGCCGTGAAGGTCACGCTCGGTCCGAAGGGCCGCAACGTCGTCCTCGACAAGTCGTTCGGCGCGCCCCGCATCACCAAGGACGGCGTTGCCGTCGCCAAGGAGATCGAACTCGAGGACAAGTTCGAGAACATGGGCGCCCAGATGGTGCGGGAAGTGGCGTCGAAGGCGGCGGATGCTGCCGGCGACGGCACCACCACCGCGACCGTGCTGGCCGCCGCGATCGTCCGTGAAGGCGCCAAATCGGTTGCCGCCGGCATGAACCCGATGGACCTCAAGCGCGGTATCGACCTCGCCGTCGACGCCGTCGTTGCGGACCTCGAGAAGAACTCCAAGAAGGTCACCTCCAACGACGAGATCGCCCAGGTCGGCACCATCTCCGCCAATGGCGATGCGGAAGTCGGCAAGTTCCTCTCGGATGCCATGAAGAAGGTCGGCAACGAGGGGGTCATCACCGTCGAGGAAGCCAAGTCGCTCGAGACCGAGCTCGATGTGGTCGAGGGTATGCAGTTCGACCGCGGCTACATCTCGCCCTACTTCGTCACCAACGCTGACAAGATGCGCGCTGAAATGGAAGACGCCTACATCCTCATCAACGAGAAGAAGCTCTCCTCGCTGAACGAATTGCTGCCGCTGCTCGAGGCTGTGGTGCAGTCCGGCAAGCCGCTGGTCATCGTCGCTGAGGACGTCGAGGGCGAGGCGCTCGCCACGCTCGTGGTGAACCGTCTGCGCGGCGGCCTGAAGGTCGCGGCCGTGAAGGCTCCGGGCTTCGGCGATCGCCGCAAGGCCATGCTCCAGGACATCGCGATCCTGACCGGCGGCCAGGCAATCTCGGAAGATCTCGGCATCAAGCTCGAGAACGTCACGCTCAACATGCTCGGTCGCGCCAAGAAGGTGATGATCGACAAGGAGAACACCACGATCGTCAACGGCGCCGGCAAGAAGGCCGACATCGAGGCGCGCGTGGCCCAGATCAAGGCGCAGATCGAGGAGACCACCTCGGACTACGACCGTGAGAAGCTCCAGGAGCGTCTCGCCAAGCTCGCGGGTGGCGTCGCGGTGATCCGCGTCGGCGGCGCGACCGAGGTCGAGGTGAAGGAGCGCAAGGATCGCGTTGATGACGCGATGCATGCGACCCGCGCGGCGGTCGAGGAAGGCATCGTTCCAGGCGGCGGCGTCGCCCTGCTCCGTGCCTCCGTGCATCTCAAGGGCATCCGAACCAAGAACGACGACCAGAAGACCGGCGTCGAGATCGTGCGCAAGGCGCTGTCGGCACCCGCCCGCCAGATCGCGATCAATGCGGGTGAGGACGGCTCCGTCATCGTCGGCAAGATCTTGGAGAAGGATCAGTATTCGTTCGGCTTCGACAGCCAGACCGGCGAATACGGCAACCTCGTCACCAAGGGCATCATCGACCCGACCAAGGTGGTTCGCGTCGCGATCCAGAACGCAGCCTCAGTCGCAGCGCTGCTGATCACCACCGAGGCCATGGTCGCCGAGCTGCCGAAGAAGGCCGCTGCCGGCTCCGCGATGCCTCCGGGCGGCGGGATGGGTGGCATGGACTTCTGA
- the sugE gene encoding quaternary ammonium compound efflux SMR transporter SugE, with protein sequence MAWFFLIVAGLCETAWAIGLKYSEGFSRLLPTIGTVAAMAASIGLLGLALKSLPVGTAYAVWTGIGTVGATALGIYLFNEPATLLRLGCIGLILSGIIGLKITS encoded by the coding sequence ATGGCTTGGTTCTTCCTGATCGTTGCTGGCCTGTGCGAAACCGCTTGGGCGATCGGCCTCAAATACTCGGAAGGATTCTCGCGGCTGTTACCCACAATCGGCACAGTTGCGGCTATGGCGGCCAGTATTGGATTGCTCGGCCTGGCCCTCAAGTCGCTGCCGGTCGGGACAGCCTACGCAGTGTGGACGGGCATTGGCACCGTCGGCGCTACGGCGCTCGGTATCTATCTCTTCAATGAGCCAGCGACGTTGCTTAGACTTGGCTGTATCGGCCTCATTCTCTCGGGCATCATCGGACTGAAAATCACCTCCTAG
- a CDS encoding sugar ABC transporter permease, with protein sequence MSAIAEAAAPRRPPRSRFTTFDRLEVLGPLFIIPAILYVVVLVGLPFLLALYYSVSAYSIFNPSWTFVGLKNFREVIDSEIFRRTLANTLIFTISAQIIGLLLGKIGAMLLMQEFPGRRLARALIVLPWAVPVSLATLAWVWMFDSLYSVINWTLLAAGLIDPAHRPQWLGQEDLAMIAVATVHAWRLFPFGVVIFLAGFTSVPQDVLDAATIDGAGFWRRNYQIILPIIAPIIMIAVIFGTVFTFTDLSVVYLLTKGGPINSTQVLGTLAFQVGILSGDVAHGAAICLFLFPFLLVAVILLLRSLRRREI encoded by the coding sequence ATGAGCGCGATCGCCGAGGCAGCCGCGCCCCGTCGACCGCCACGATCGCGGTTTACTACTTTCGATCGGCTCGAGGTGCTCGGGCCGCTGTTCATCATCCCTGCAATCCTCTATGTCGTCGTGCTCGTCGGGTTGCCATTCCTGCTTGCCCTGTATTACAGCGTCAGCGCCTACAGCATCTTCAATCCGAGCTGGACGTTTGTCGGGTTGAAGAACTTCCGCGAGGTCATCGACAGCGAGATCTTCCGGCGGACGCTCGCCAACACCCTCATCTTCACGATCAGTGCCCAAATCATCGGCCTGCTGCTCGGCAAGATCGGCGCCATGCTCCTCATGCAGGAGTTCCCGGGGCGCCGGCTGGCCCGCGCGCTTATCGTTCTGCCATGGGCAGTACCGGTGTCACTGGCGACGCTGGCCTGGGTGTGGATGTTCGACTCGCTCTATAGCGTCATCAACTGGACGCTGCTCGCGGCAGGATTGATCGATCCGGCACACCGGCCGCAATGGCTGGGGCAAGAGGATTTGGCGATGATTGCCGTGGCGACCGTGCATGCCTGGCGATTGTTTCCTTTCGGCGTCGTGATCTTCCTTGCCGGATTCACGTCGGTGCCGCAGGATGTGCTCGATGCCGCCACGATCGACGGTGCGGGCTTCTGGCGGCGCAACTATCAAATCATCCTGCCAATCATCGCCCCGATCATCATGATCGCTGTGATCTTTGGCACGGTGTTCACCTTTACGGATCTCAGCGTCGTCTATTTGCTGACGAAAGGCGGACCGATCAACAGCACGCAGGTGCTCGGCACGCTGGCGTTTCAGGTGGGCATCCTCTCGGGCGATGTCGCTCACGGAGCGGCCATTTGTCTGTTCCTGTTCCCCTTCCTCTTGGTCGCAGTGATCCTGCTCTTGCGGTCGCTGCGGCGGCGGGAGATTTGA